The following proteins come from a genomic window of Bactrocera tryoni isolate S06 chromosome 1, CSIRO_BtryS06_freeze2, whole genome shotgun sequence:
- the LOC120778695 gene encoding uncharacterized protein LOC120778695, with the protein MSDKAVEKVGRPMKYPYTFSAKIAQFPLKHYIQKQWIWKYYFVAFGLCIPVFYKISKLANSPENKKKWAESQAKEAAEHH; encoded by the exons ATGTCTGATAAAGCGGTTGAGAAAGTTGGACGCCCAATGAAGTATCCATATACTTTCAGTGCAAAAATTGCCCAATTCCCTCTGAAGCATTATATCCAAAAGCAATGGATCTGGAAATACTATTTCGTTGCCTTCGGTTTGTGCATTCCTGTCTTCTATAAAATCAGCAAATTGG caaaCTCACCTGAAAACAAGAAGAAGTGGGCCGAGAGCCAGGCAAAGGAAGCTGCCGAACATCATTAG
- the LOC120782800 gene encoding TBC1 domain family member 5: MYVQGIEAIKQYMPKDNSQISTNIKEERGQELSTTDTMSSAERYREEWDNLLKILDEDPEYIREQALEGDLKVSKFRSIYWSLLLRVLNPNYRSWKEQREMQRKRYEKLKDEFIKDPHDNTLPDDNPLSQSEESVWNQYFSDRELFAVISQDVIRTFPGVDFFRKPLIQNAMCNILFYYAREHPYMCYRQGMHEILAPLLFVFYGDQQSLLHFSEIAQNQTSELLLNVLDPNYLEADTYSLFSRLMSSIESYYRIKNFAQPHERFHAESETNHGMGTGVEIISQLISIREKILAKEDLHLHNYLLKLDIPLHIFGIRWLRLLFGREFALLDLLVIWDAIFADSDHFDLPNYILVAMLIRIRDKLLLSDQTSCLTYLMRYPTNVDVNLILRHALHMLMPKRFERPINAFVYFTNNKQKGAIQNSRSTNFSNTESSNKSPRGSSTSRGDNFSKMEQHIVKLQAQNAADSASRLRKEVADEEGAIAEGLSKNSQELINLELRNAETIISIARNKLQLYVATMKKHIQGNSSRELLQALDGIEELCDFLDVKFVFPIHAARPPIDEALEANEQVSSKKGRWKNYNSSESTAMPSGAGTTDELRKELEKPRKTVTDKELLSEFSAIAINAYERPEENISSNPSHLLGNNREIELITIEPSECVVEPVVDNQPRITSKEGTEATSSSKTSQRSKLDQ, from the exons ATGTATGTTCAAGGCATTGAAGCTATAAAACAATATATGCCTAAAGATAACTCTcaaatttctacaaatattaAGGAAGAGCGAGGCCAAGAATTAAGTACAACCGACACAATGTCATCGGCAGAACGGTATAG GGAAGAATGGGATAAtctgttaaaaattttggatGAAGACCCCGAGTATATACGGGAGCAAGCATTAGAAGGTGATTTAAAAGTTTCAAAGTTCCGAAGCATTTATTGGTCATTATTGCTACGAGTTTTAAATCCTAATTACCGTAGTTGGAAAGAACAAAGGGAGATGCAACGGAAGCG gtaCGAAAAGCTGAAAGACGAATTTATAAAGGACCCTCATGATAATACGTTACCTGATGATAATCCACTGTCACAATCGGAGGAG agCGTGTGGAACCAATATTTTAGCGACAGAGAACTTTTTGCTGTTATAAGTCAAGATGTTATTCGAACTTTCCCGGGAGTGGACTTCTTTCGTAAGCCGTTAATACAAAATGCCATG TGTAACATTCTTTTCTATTACGCACGAGAACATCCGTATATGTGCTACCGGCAAGGTATGCATGAAATCCTTGCACctctattatttgttttctatgGCGACCAACAGTCACTGCTTCATTTTTCGGAGATAGCTCAAAATCAAACGAG TGAACTTCTTTTAAACGTGCTGGACCCAAATTACTTGGAAGCTGATACTTA CTCTTTATTTTCCCGTTTGATGTCATCCATTGAGTCTTACTATCGGATAAAGAATTTCGCACAACCACACGAGCGTTTCCATGCGGAAAGTGAA ACAAATCATGGCATGGGAACCGGTGTAGAAATCATAAGTCAACTTATATCAATTCGTGAGAAGATTCTTGCCAAAGAGGATTTGCACTTGCACAATTACCTTTTGAAACTCGATATAcctttacatatatttggaaT TCGTTGGCTTCGTTTACTCTTCGGTCGAGAATTCGCACTTCTCGATTTGTTGGTGATTTgggatgcgatattcgcagaTAGCGACCATTTCGATTTACCAAACTACATTCTAGTGGCAATGCTGATACGCATTCGTGACAAATTGCTGCTCAGCGACCAAACAAGCTGCCTTACATACTTGATGCGCTATCCGACCAACGTCGATGTGAACTTAATTCTGCGTCATGCATTGCACATGCTTATGCCGAAAAGATTTGAACGTCCCATCAATGCGTTTGTCTATTTTACGAACAACAAGCAAAAGGGAGCAATACAAAACTCACGTAGTACGAATTTTAGTAATACCGAGTCTTCCAATAAATCACCAAGAGGTAGTTCAACTTCAAGAGgtgataatttttcaaaaatggagCAGCACATAGTAAAACTACAAGCACAAAATGCTGCAGACTCTGCGTCACGGTTACGAAAAGAAGTTGCTGATGAAGAAGGCGCCATCGCCGAAGGCCTTTCCAAAAAT AGTCAAGAACTGATTAATTTGGAATTAAGGAATGCCGAAACGATAATATCCATAGCACGGAACAAACTCCAATTATATGTAGCCACTATGAAAAAACATATTCAAGGAAATAGCTCGAGAGAGCTATTGCAGGCATTAGATGGTATTGAGGAATTATGTGACTTTCTAGATGTTAAATTTGTGTTTCCCATTCATGCGGCCAGACCACCAATCGATGAAGCACTTGAAGCTAATGAGCAAGTGAGTTCGAAGAAAGGTCgctggaaaaattataatagcaGTGAAAGTACAGCTATGCCTAGTGGTGCTGGCACGACAGACGAACTACGCAAAGAGCTTGAAAAACCACGCAAAACTGTTACAGATAAAGAGTTGCTTTCGGAATTTTCAGCGATTGCGATCAATGCTTATGAACGTCCAGAAGAGAACATTTCATCCAATCCGTCGCATTTGCTTGGCAACAACCGTGAAATTGAACTAATAACGATTGAGCCTTCCGAATGTGTTGTGGAGCCGGTCGTAGACAACCAACCGAGAATTACAAGTAAAGAAGGAACCGAGGCGACAAGTAGTAGCAAGACTTCTCAAAGATCTAAATTAGATCAATga